The Bacillus sp. es.036 genomic sequence GAAGGTAGAGAGCCGAGCATCCGTTTTGCTGTTCCGCGCGACAAAGAATATGCATTTGATGATATTGTAAAAGATCGCGTATCTTTTGAATCTAATGGAATTGGCGACTTTGTTATTGTTAAGAAAAATGGTATTCCTACTTACAACTATGCGGTGGCGCTAGATGATTATCATATGAAAATTTCTCACGTTTTACGTGGAGATGATCACATTTCAAACACACCGAAACAGCTGATGATTTACGAAGCATTTGGCTTTGAACCACCTAAATTTGGCCATATGACCTTGATCGTTAATGATCAAAAGAAAAAACTTAGTAAGCGAGATAAGTCAATCGTGCAATACATTGAACAGTATCATGACTTAGGTTTTCTTCCAGAAGCGTTATTTAACTTTGTCACTCTTCTTGGTTGGTCTCCTAAAGGAGAAGAGGAACTATTTACAAAAGAACAGCTGGTTGAGATCTTTGATCCAGAACGCTTATCTACTTCTCCAGCGGTTTTTGATTCACAAAAACTTTACTGGATGAATAATCAATATATTAAACAGTCGAGTCTTGAGCGAGTAGTGGAACTTGCGCTTCCACACCTTGTGGAAGCAGGAAGATTCCCGCTTGAAATGACAGATGAGCAAAAAGAATGGGCTAAAGAATTGATTGCTCTTTATCAAGAGCAGCTTCATTACGGCAGAGAAATTGTTGAGCTTACTGAGTTGTTCTTTAAGCAAGAAATTCAGTATAATGAAGAAGCAATGACAGTGTTGAATGAAGAACAAATTCCTGAAGTGATGCAAGGCTTT encodes the following:
- the gltX gene encoding glutamate--tRNA ligase; translation: MGNEVRVRYAPSPTGYLHIGNARTALFNYLFARNQGGKFIIRIEDTDQSRNVEDGVENQLDYLKWLGMDWDESIDKEGEYGPYTQMERLDIYTEHTKELLEKDLAYKCYCTEDELEAEREAQRARGEMPRYSGKCRHLTQDQREKLEAEGREPSIRFAVPRDKEYAFDDIVKDRVSFESNGIGDFVIVKKNGIPTYNYAVALDDYHMKISHVLRGDDHISNTPKQLMIYEAFGFEPPKFGHMTLIVNDQKKKLSKRDKSIVQYIEQYHDLGFLPEALFNFVTLLGWSPKGEEELFTKEQLVEIFDPERLSTSPAVFDSQKLYWMNNQYIKQSSLERVVELALPHLVEAGRFPLEMTDEQKEWAKELIALYQEQLHYGREIVELTELFFKQEIQYNEEAMTVLNEEQIPEVMQGFLDQLKEVEEFEPAAIKSAIKATQKATGHKGKKLFMPIRVATTGETHGPELPQAIALLGRDAVNARLNQVLAMSKA